The DNA segment GGCCGGGACCACCGGACGGTCCCGGCCGCTGCCGCCCGGCGTCGGGCTGACGGCGTTCCGTATCGTGCAGGAAGCGCTCAGCAATGTGCTGCGCCATGCGCCCGGAGCGGAGGTACAGGTGGAGATCGCGTACCGGTCGTCCGCTGTCGGCGTACGGGTCACCAACACCGCACCGGCCGGACCGCCCGCACCCGCGACCGCATCCGGCGCCGGCCACGGGCTGCTGGGCATGCGGGAGCGCGCCGTCATGCTGGGCGGCGACCTCGCCGACGGTCCGACCCCCGGCGGCGGGTACGAGGTGGCGGCGATACTTCCCCTGGAGGGGCCCTCATGACCATCCGGGTGCTGATCGTGGACGACCAGATGATGGTCCGGCAGGGCTTCACGGTCCTGCTCAACGCGGAGCCGGACATCGAGGTCGTCGGCCAGGCCGTCGACGGGCTCGACGCCGTCGCCCGGGTCGCCGAACTCGCCCCGGATGTCGTCCTGATGGACATCCGGATGCCCGGACTCGGCGGCATCGAGGCCACCCGGCGGATCACCGGGCCGGCCGGCGCGGCCGTGCGGGTCCTGGTGCTGACGACCTTCGATCTCGACGAGTACGTGTACGAGGCGCTCCGCGCGGGCGCTGCGGGCTTCCTCCTGAAGGACGCGTCGGCGGACGAACTCGCCCGTGCCGTAAGGGTGGTGGCGGCCGGTGACGCGCTGCTCGCGCCGAACATCACCAAACGCCTCATCGCCGAGTTCTCCCGGGTGACCAACTCCCCCCGTACCGCGCCGAAGGGCCGGGCCGGCGACCTGACCGAGCGCGAGACCGAGGTTCTCTCCCTCATCGCCCAGGGGCTGTCCAACGCGGAGATCGCCGGACAGCTGGTGGTGGCGGAGCAGACCGTGAAGACCCACGTGAGCCGGATCCTGGTCAAGCTGGGCCTGCGCGACCGGACCCAGGCCGCGGTCTTCGCCTACGAGACGGGTCTGGTCCGCCCGGCCGGATACTGAAGGGCCGCACGGCCGGGACGCACCTGACCGGTCGGTCGGCCGGGACACACCTGACCGGTCGGTCGGCCCGGACGCACGTGACCGGTCAGTCGGCCGGGACCTCCTGGAGCACCCTGGACCCGCCCACCGGCAGGTCCCACAGCTCGTCGCGCGGGCGGCCCGCCAGCTCCCAGGCCGCACGCACCCGGGTGAGCGGTTCGAGCACCGGCTCGGCGGAGAGCAGGAACGCGCCCCAGTGCATCGGCGCCATCCGGCGCGCGCCCAGGTCCTCGCAGGCCGCCACCGCCTCCTCCGGGTCGGTGTGCACGGGCCCGAGCATCCAGCGCGGTTCGTACGCCCCGATCGGCAGCAGCGCCAGATCGATGCCGGGATGGCGGTGGCCGATCTCCCCGAACCAGTGGCCGTACCCGGTGTCGCCCGCGAAGTACACCCGCCGGCCCTGCTGGTCGGTGAGGACCCAGCCGCCCCAGAGCGAACGGCAGGTGTCGGTGAGGGTGCGCTTGGACCAGTGGTGGGCGGGCACGAAGTCGAAGCGGACACCGCCGGTCTCGGACGACTCCCACCAGTCGAGCTCGGTGACGCGGGTGAACCGGCGGCGCCGGAACCAGCGGGCCAGTCCGGCCGGGACGAAGAGCGGGGTGTCGCGCGGGAGCCGCTTGACGGTGGGGGCGTCCAGGTGGTCGTAGTGATTGTGGCTGATGACCACTGCGTCGATCTTCGGCAGGTCGGCCCAGCGGACCCCGACGGGGGTGACCCGGGCGGGCGTCCCGAGGATCCTGCGCGACCAGACCGGATCGGTGAGGACCGTGAGACCGCCGATGCGCACCACCCAGCTGGCGTGTCCCGCCCAGGTGACGGCGATGGTGGTGGCGTCGGCCTCGGGGAGCGGCGCGGGGGCGTACGGCAGCAGCGGGATGTCACGCAGCCCGTCGGGGCGTGGCCGCACAGCGCCCTCACGGGCCAGTCTGGCCATGGCCCGGACACCGGGCAGCGGGGCGGTGAGCCGGTCGGCGAAGGACTTCGGCCAGAGCCTGATCTCGCCGGGCGGACGCAGGATGCCGGGTGTACGGGTGCGGGGCCCGGGCCGGGTGTGCGGCCGGGGCTGTGTCTTCCTCGCGGTCTTCTTCGCGGTCTTCTTCGCGGTCTTCTTCGCGACGGGGACGGGCTGCCCGGTCTGCGTCCCCGGTGCGTGCGGCTGCGGCTCGGCGAGGGAGCTCTCGGTCTGTTCCGTCATCGAAGGGCTCCGTCCGGTGGCGGTGAGTCGTTCATCGCAGTTGCTCCAGGGCTGTCGCAAAGGTCCTCAGCGCCCTTGCCACATGCGGCAGTTCGAGTGGCTCGGCCGAGTTGAGGGACTCCAGGCGCTCCTGGGGGGTCGTCCCGACGAGGGGGCCCGTCGCGAACCGCACCCGCAGTGCGGCCGGATCGTCGCCGAAGCGGTGGCCTCCGGGCGCCGGTGTGCCGAGCCGCCGCCCCAGGTAGTCCTCCAGTTCCATCGCGTCGGTGACACCCAGGGCGGCCAGGCCGGAGCGCAGCGGCCCCAGATCCGCGTACAGATGGCGCCCGGCCTGCGGAGGCCTGGCGAGCGCTCCCGCGGCGAGCACCGCGTGATGGGCCGCGGTGGCCACCCGGGCGTGCAGCAGGGCCGCCCGCACCGCCCGTTCCCGTACGGCCGCGGGTTCGCCCAGCGCGCAGGCGGCAGCGGCGGCGACCGGTGCGGACACCGCCGCCCCGATCGCGGTGAGCGCGTCCAGTGTTCTGGCGCGCCGGGCGGCTCCGTCCGCCGTGTCGGGGAACCGGGCGACGGCCACCGGCCAGGCCGTCGGGGTCAGCGAACCCGCCAGGTCGGACAGGACGGTCACCTCGTCCGGGCACATCTCGGCGGGGCTGAGCAGCACGGTCTCGTCCGGCCGGTGTCCGGTGTCGCGCCAGGTCTCGTCGCTGATGATGTGCAGCCCCTCGGAGAGCGCGGCCTCGCAGGCCTGGTGCAGCAGCTCGGGCGGAGCGGCGGTCGCGGTGGGGTCGTCGGCGACGGAGAGCAGCAGCAGCCGGGGGTCGCCTCCCTCGGCGCGCACTCTGCGTACGGTCTCCAGGAGCGCGTACGGATCGGGCACTCCGCCGCACTCCGCGGGGGTGGGCACCGGGTAGGCGGCCCGCCCGACGAGACGTGCCTGCGGTATCCACCAGGCGGGGCACGGGCGGGGCAGCATGAGGTCGCCGCCGTCCGCCGCGAGGAGTGCGAGCAGCAGCGACTGGGCGCCGCCGGCGGCGACCGTGTCACCCGGCGCGCAGCCGAGTCCGCGGCGGGTCCAGTATCCGCAGGCCGCCGCCCGCAGCGCGGTCCCGCCGCCGGGCGGCTCGGGGTCGGTACGGAAGGCCGCGCCGGTGAGTGCGGCAGCCAGTTCGGAGAGCACGGGCAGGCCGGGGCCGGGGGCGGGCGGACCGTAGCGGACAGGGCCGCGGCTCTCCGGAACCGTCCGCTGCATGCCCGCACCTCCGCTGTCGCCGGCCCCCCAGAGACCTTTATACGTAGGTTTGCCCGACCGGGCGACCGTGGCCACCGGGGCCCTCCGGGCGGGGGACGGAGCCCGCGGTCCGGGCTTACGGCGCGCACGCCGGCCGGTGGCGCCGCGACGTGCGGCGACGCGCCGGGGCCGGCGCAAGCATCTCCCGGCCCGGACGGGGTACGACGATCAGTCAGCAGAACCGCTGCACAGGGCCGGCCGCCGTACGGGCAGCCGGCCAAAACGCGCGCAGCGCTCACCGAGAGGACTGATTCCATGGCATCCGCCGTCCCCCACAGCGGCCCGGTCCGCTTCGAACGGCTCACGGGCTGGTTCGGGGCCCGGGACCAGGCCCTGTTCCGGTCCGCGGCTGCCCGGCACTGGCCGGCCGCGGCGCCGGTCCTGCCCCGGCTGAGCCGCAGTGCCAACCACGGACTGCTCTGGTTCGGCGCCGCCGCCGGGATCGCCGCGGTGGGCCGCTCCACCCGGGCGCGGCGGGCCGCCGTGCGCGGGATGGCCTCGCTGGCCGTGGCCTCGGCCGTCGCCAACACGGTGGCCAAGGGGTCGGTCCGCAGATCGAGACCGATACTGGACGCCGTACCGGTGATGCGGCAGCTGAAGCGGCAGCCGGTCACCACGTCGTTCCCGTCGGGGCACGCGGCGTCGGCCGCCGCCTTCGCCACGGGTGTCGCGCTGGAGTCGAAGGGCTGGGGCGCGGTCGTGGCGCCGCTCGCCATCAGCGTCGCCGCCTCCCGCGTCTACACCGGCGTGCACTATCCGAGTGACGTGGTCATCGGGGCGGCGCTCGGTGTGGGGGCCGCCTTCGCGGTGCGGGGGCTCGTGCCGACCCGCGACCAGCTGCCCGCCCCGGGCCGTCCGCACACCGAGGCGCCGGTGCTGCCCGGCGGCGAGAATCTCGTCGTGGTGGTCAACAGGGCGTCGGGGTCGGCCGCGGCCAGGTCGGCCCTGGTCAGGGACGCGCTGCCGCTCGCGGAGGTGGTGGAGTGCGACCCCGGCGAGCTGGTGGCCACCCTGGAGAAGGCGGCGCGGAACTGCCGGGCCCTGGGCATCTGCGGCGGCGACGGAACGGTCAACAGGGCGGCCGTGGTCGCGGCCCGGCACGGTGTGCCGCTGGCCGTCTTCCCCGGCGGGACGCTGAACCACTTCGCGTACGACATCGGGATCGAGGAAGTCCACGACACCTGCCGGGCGCTGGCGTCCGGCGACGCCGTGAAGGTCGATCTCGGCCGCTTCACACCGGGCCCGGACGGACCCGGCGGCGAGCCGGGACACTTCCTCAACACCTTCAGCCTGGGCTCCTACCCGGAGCTCGTACGGATCAGGGAGCACTGGTCCCCGAAGATCGGCGGCTGGCCCGCCGGGGTGCTGGCGGCGGTGCGGGTCCTCAGCTCGCAGCGGCCGCTCCGGGCCGAGTTCCAGGGCGAGCAGCGGACCCTGTGGACGCTGTTCGCGGGCAACGGCATGTACCAGCAGATGGGGCCGACCCCCGGACGGCGTTTCGATCTGGCGGACGGCCTGCTGGACGTCCGGGTGGTGCACGGCGGGCGGCTGCCGGGGCTGCGGCTGCTGGCGGCGGCGCTCGCGGGGCCGCTGTCCCGCTCCCCCGTCCACGCGGCGGAGCGGCTGCGCCGGGTCCGGGTCGCCGGACTCACGCCCGGCACACCGCTCGCGTTCGACGGGGAGATCACCGAGGCACCGGCCACGCTCTGGATCGACAAGGACGACGAGGCGCTCACGGTGTATCGTCCGCTGCCGCTCTAGCGGCGTCCGTCACATCGAGATAGACCTGGTCGGCCTCCGGCCAGGTCTTCTCGATGGAGGCCTTGATCCGCATCGAGATCAGTTCCATCTGCTCGCTCTCCAGCCCCGGCACCAGGTCGATACGGGCGGCCACCAGTGTCGAGTCCATCCCCAGCCGCATCGTGAGCAGCGAGGACACCTCGTCGATCTCGGGCTGCGCGGCGAGCATCTCCTCGATGCCGCGGCGCAGTTCGGGGTCGGCGGACTCCCCGATCAGCTGGTCGCGGGCGTCCCTGCCGAGCCGGTAGGCGACATAGCCGAGCAGCGCCCCGATGGCGAGCGAGGCCGAGGCCTCCCAGGCGATCTGTCCGGTCACCATGTGCAGGGCCATCCCCGCCATGGCGAGCAGGACGCCGACCACGGCCGTGCCGTCCTCGGCGATGACGGTCCGCAGCGCGGGGTCCTTGCCGATGCCGCTCCCCGGCTGACCGCGCACCTGGAGGACGGCGCGGGCCAGTGAGGTGCCCTCGGCGATGAGGGCGACGCCCAGTACGACGAGCCCCACGACGTATCCCGTGGTGGACTCCTGTTCGCCGCCGCCGCGCAGCGCCTCGATCCCCTGCAGGACGGAGAAGCAGCCGCCCATGACGAAGATGCCCACGGCGGCGAGCAGCGCCCAGAAGAAGCGCTCCTTGCCGTAGCCGAAAGGGTGCCGCGGGTCGGCGGGGCGCTTGCTCCGCCGGAGCGCGAAGAGCAGGAACACCTCGTTGAGGCTGTCCGCGACCGAGTGCGCCGCCTCGGAGAGCAGAGCCGGGGAGCCCGCGAAGACACCGCCGGCCGCCTTGGCCACGGCGATGACGAGGTTGGCGGCGAGCGCCACCAGGACCGTCACCCTGGTCTTCCGGTCGGACGCTCCGTCCGTCCCGCTGTCCGGGGCCTCACTCATGCGGTGCTCCCGTACGTCGTCCGAGTGGTCCCGTTGGTGCTTCTCCGCCGTGCGGAAGCCCTGGCCTGAGCCGGTGTTCCGGCCGTCTGTGCGTCACTGCGTCCCATGAGCCACCGGGTACCCCCTCCCACCGGCGGGAATCCGGGTGGCCGGGCCGGCCACCCGGTGGGTGCCTCTCGGGGGAGCCCGCTCAGCCGGCCGCGCCCGGGCGGATCACCGCTTTCTCCACCAGCAGCCGGGCGCCGGCCGCGATGCTCCGGGCGTCGATACCGGCCGCGGCCAGCTGCTCCTGCGGCGTGGCCGACCCCGGCATGTTGCCGACGGCGAGCCGGACCAGCCGGGGCACCGGCCTGCCGTCCGCGAACGCCTCGGCGACCGCGTCCCCCAGGCCGCCCTCGGGGTGGTGGTCCTCGACCGTGACCAGGCAGCCCGTCTGGTCCGCCGCGGTCCGCAGGGTTCCCGCGTCCACCGGCTTGACCGAGTAGAGGTCGATCACCCGCACGGCGATGCCCTCCTGCGCCAGGATGTCGGCCGCCGCCAGGCACTCGTGGAGGGTCTGGCCCGCCCCGACCAGGGTCAGCTCGTCGTTCGCGCCGGAGCGCAGCACCTTGCTGCCGCCGACAGGGAACTCCTCGTCGGGACCGTAGATGACCGGGGTCTCCCCGCGGTTCGTCCGCAGATAGCGGATACCGTGCGCGTCCGCCATCTCGGCCACGAGCCGGGCCGTCTGGTTGGCATCGCTCGGGTACAGGACCGTGCTGCCGTGGATCGACCGGAACATCGCCAGGTCCTCAAGACCCATCTGGGACGGCCCGTCCTGGCCGATCGCCGTACCGACGTGCGAGCCGACGACGTTCATGTCGGCCTCGCCGATCGCCGCCATCCGGAAGAAGTCGTGCGCCCGGGTGAGGAACGAGGCGAAGCTGCACGCGAACGGGACATAACCGCACGCCTGCATCCCGACCGCGCCCGCCGCCAGCTGCTGTTCCGCGATGTAGCACTCGAAGTACCGCTCGGGGTGTTTCTTCGAGAAGAACTCGGCGCGGGTCGAGTCGCCGACCTCCCCGTCCAGGACCACGACGTCGCCCCGGGCCGTACCGAGGGCGGTGACCGCCTCGCCGAACGCGTTGCGCGTCGCGACCTCGTCGCCCTTCTCGTAGCGCGGCAGCACGAGCTCCCCGCTGCCGGTGATCCGGCGCGGCTGTACGTCGGCGGGCTGGTGGACATCGACCCGGATGGACCGCCGGCCGCCCAGCTCCTCGACGGCCGCGGCCGCGTCGGGCAGCGGTTTGCCGTGCATGCCTTCGCGGTCCTCGACGTCGGCCACCCCGCGTCCCTTGCGGGTGCCCGCGATGATCGCGGTGGGGCGGTCCGTGACGGCGCGCACCTCCTCGTACGCGGCGTCGACGGCGGCGATGTCGTGTCCGTCGATCTCCACCGTGTGCCAGCCGAAGGCGCGCAGCCTGCGCCCGTACGCCGCGAGGTCCCGGCCGTGCCGGGTGGGCCCGCGCTGTCCGAGCCGGTTCACGTCGACGATGAGGGTCAGATTGCCGAGGTTCTCGAATCCGGCGTGCTCGGCCGCCTCCCAGACGGAGCCCTCGGCCATCTCGCTGTCCCCGCTCAGCACCCAGACGCGGTAGTCCAGCTGGTCCAGGCACTTGCCCGCGAGCGCCATGCCCACTCCGACCGGCAGCCCCTGCCCCAGTGATCCGGTGGCCACGTCGACCCAGGGGATGCGCGGCGTCGGATGTCCTTCGAGGCGGCTGCCCTTCTTGCGGAAGGTGAGCAGCTCGTCGTCGTCAATGGCCCCCGCCGCGAGGTACATCGCGTACAGGAGCGGTGTGGCATGCCCCTTGGAGAGGACGAACCTGTCGTTGCCGGGACGGTCGGGCCGGCCGAAGTCGTAGCGCAGGTGCCGGGCGAGCAGTACGGCGGCGAGATCCGCCGCGGACATCGATGAGGTGGGGTGCCCGGAGCCTGCCGCGTCCGCGGCGCGCACCGCGTCCACGCGGAGCTGCTGGGCCAGTTCGAAGAGTTCCGCGTTCTGATCCGTGGTCATTGCTGTTCCCTTCCCGCGACCGGACCTTCAGGGGGCCGGCGGTGCGGTGTCGAGCGGGCCGCGCCCTCCGTGGGCGTACCCGGTTGCTCAGCCTGTCCCGGTCGCACAGCACCGCGTACCCGGTGAGCCGCGACGCGCACACGTTTCCCCGGCTTGGCGGCAGGCGCCGTCCCCGGCCCTCCCCCCGCGAAGTGATCGGCGCACGATCGCGCGTATCAGAATGCGAGATACATATCTCACTATTCGGCAAGAACATCTACGGTGGTGGCACCACTTCGGATGAGTTCGACGTCGAACAGGGAGATCCGCCAT comes from the Streptomyces sp. NBC_01471 genome and includes:
- a CDS encoding response regulator transcription factor, with the protein product MTIRVLIVDDQMMVRQGFTVLLNAEPDIEVVGQAVDGLDAVARVAELAPDVVLMDIRMPGLGGIEATRRITGPAGAAVRVLVLTTFDLDEYVYEALRAGAAGFLLKDASADELARAVRVVAAGDALLAPNITKRLIAEFSRVTNSPRTAPKGRAGDLTERETEVLSLIAQGLSNAEIAGQLVVAEQTVKTHVSRILVKLGLRDRTQAAVFAYETGLVRPAGY
- a CDS encoding MBL fold metallo-hydrolase, with the translated sequence MTEQTESSLAEPQPHAPGTQTGQPVPVAKKTAKKTAKKTARKTQPRPHTRPGPRTRTPGILRPPGEIRLWPKSFADRLTAPLPGVRAMARLAREGAVRPRPDGLRDIPLLPYAPAPLPEADATTIAVTWAGHASWVVRIGGLTVLTDPVWSRRILGTPARVTPVGVRWADLPKIDAVVISHNHYDHLDAPTVKRLPRDTPLFVPAGLARWFRRRRFTRVTELDWWESSETGGVRFDFVPAHHWSKRTLTDTCRSLWGGWVLTDQQGRRVYFAGDTGYGHWFGEIGHRHPGIDLALLPIGAYEPRWMLGPVHTDPEEAVAACEDLGARRMAPMHWGAFLLSAEPVLEPLTRVRAAWELAGRPRDELWDLPVGGSRVLQEVPAD
- a CDS encoding aminotransferase class I/II-fold pyridoxal phosphate-dependent enzyme, whose translation is MQRTVPESRGPVRYGPPAPGPGLPVLSELAAALTGAAFRTDPEPPGGGTALRAAACGYWTRRGLGCAPGDTVAAGGAQSLLLALLAADGGDLMLPRPCPAWWIPQARLVGRAAYPVPTPAECGGVPDPYALLETVRRVRAEGGDPRLLLLSVADDPTATAAPPELLHQACEAALSEGLHIISDETWRDTGHRPDETVLLSPAEMCPDEVTVLSDLAGSLTPTAWPVAVARFPDTADGAARRARTLDALTAIGAAVSAPVAAAAACALGEPAAVRERAVRAALLHARVATAAHHAVLAAGALARPPQAGRHLYADLGPLRSGLAALGVTDAMELEDYLGRRLGTPAPGGHRFGDDPAALRVRFATGPLVGTTPQERLESLNSAEPLELPHVARALRTFATALEQLR
- a CDS encoding bifunctional phosphatase PAP2/diacylglycerol kinase family protein, producing the protein MASAVPHSGPVRFERLTGWFGARDQALFRSAAARHWPAAAPVLPRLSRSANHGLLWFGAAAGIAAVGRSTRARRAAVRGMASLAVASAVANTVAKGSVRRSRPILDAVPVMRQLKRQPVTTSFPSGHAASAAAFATGVALESKGWGAVVAPLAISVAASRVYTGVHYPSDVVIGAALGVGAAFAVRGLVPTRDQLPAPGRPHTEAPVLPGGENLVVVVNRASGSAAARSALVRDALPLAEVVECDPGELVATLEKAARNCRALGICGGDGTVNRAAVVAARHGVPLAVFPGGTLNHFAYDIGIEEVHDTCRALASGDAVKVDLGRFTPGPDGPGGEPGHFLNTFSLGSYPELVRIREHWSPKIGGWPAGVLAAVRVLSSQRPLRAEFQGEQRTLWTLFAGNGMYQQMGPTPGRRFDLADGLLDVRVVHGGRLPGLRLLAAALAGPLSRSPVHAAERLRRVRVAGLTPGTPLAFDGEITEAPATLWIDKDDEALTVYRPLPL
- a CDS encoding cation diffusion facilitator family transporter — protein: MSEAPDSGTDGASDRKTRVTVLVALAANLVIAVAKAAGGVFAGSPALLSEAAHSVADSLNEVFLLFALRRSKRPADPRHPFGYGKERFFWALLAAVGIFVMGGCFSVLQGIEALRGGGEQESTTGYVVGLVVLGVALIAEGTSLARAVLQVRGQPGSGIGKDPALRTVIAEDGTAVVGVLLAMAGMALHMVTGQIAWEASASLAIGALLGYVAYRLGRDARDQLIGESADPELRRGIEEMLAAQPEIDEVSSLLTMRLGMDSTLVAARIDLVPGLESEQMELISMRIKASIEKTWPEADQVYLDVTDAARAAADDTP
- a CDS encoding transketolase; translation: MTTDQNAELFELAQQLRVDAVRAADAAGSGHPTSSMSAADLAAVLLARHLRYDFGRPDRPGNDRFVLSKGHATPLLYAMYLAAGAIDDDELLTFRKKGSRLEGHPTPRIPWVDVATGSLGQGLPVGVGMALAGKCLDQLDYRVWVLSGDSEMAEGSVWEAAEHAGFENLGNLTLIVDVNRLGQRGPTRHGRDLAAYGRRLRAFGWHTVEIDGHDIAAVDAAYEEVRAVTDRPTAIIAGTRKGRGVADVEDREGMHGKPLPDAAAAVEELGGRRSIRVDVHQPADVQPRRITGSGELVLPRYEKGDEVATRNAFGEAVTALGTARGDVVVLDGEVGDSTRAEFFSKKHPERYFECYIAEQQLAAGAVGMQACGYVPFACSFASFLTRAHDFFRMAAIGEADMNVVGSHVGTAIGQDGPSQMGLEDLAMFRSIHGSTVLYPSDANQTARLVAEMADAHGIRYLRTNRGETPVIYGPDEEFPVGGSKVLRSGANDELTLVGAGQTLHECLAAADILAQEGIAVRVIDLYSVKPVDAGTLRTAADQTGCLVTVEDHHPEGGLGDAVAEAFADGRPVPRLVRLAVGNMPGSATPQEQLAAAGIDARSIAAGARLLVEKAVIRPGAAG